Genomic segment of Eupeodes corollae chromosome 2, idEupCoro1.1, whole genome shotgun sequence:
CTTCATTCGGAATCTCTTGAACATCTTTGTGTATTTCAACTCTTTCCATTAGTTCCTTAGCTCGTTGTTTTTCCATATCACCAGCAAGTAGATTTACAATGTCTTGGAAGGATTGAAAGGCAGTTTCACAACAAATCAATCTTTTACCCTCAAAGATTTTATCCAAAACTGGCTTGAGGGGGGACTCCCGTTCTCGTTTAGCCTGTTCGGTGAGAATGGGTTCTCTGAAACTCCAGTTGGTGCTTCCGTTGGTTAAGGAACTGATATAGGCTAGCATAGTTGTAATGTCTAAATTCAATGTACTAACGTCGGCATAGTCTGTTTCTGAATTGTCTTCATCATTAAGAACGCCGACATCACCTGGAAGTGGTTGTTGATTTGTTATGGACAATGCTTCTACACCGATTTCCTTCATGTCTTCGAGTATTTCATTTTCGATTTCATGACTAAAGTAAAATACCACCTGCAATAACAAAGTAACCATATTTATTTAACCTATTTCTTTTATACAGAATTAACAGACATACCTTGGGCTTACGGAACATACAGAGGTTTTGATTAGCTGCATATATGAATTCTTCAGCTTGGTCAATAATGCTCTTTGCTCCGTAGCTAGCACGACCGTTGGCTGCGTCTGTTAATGACTTGGAATTCCTTGCGATCGCTTGGGATGATATAGATTTTAAGATGACGAGAGTTTTaacatgcaaataaaaactCCATACCTTTTATCCATTTCAGTCCATTTTCGCAGACAATATCAACCCTTAGTGGGTTGTTGCGCTCTTCTACTGGGAATCCACAGTCAATATGGACAACATCCTTCTGCAGCTCGAGAATCTTCACCAGAAATTGGTAATGGGTCAAATTGCTGCACATAACATGATTCAATTTGATGGAGTTCGTTGATACAACCTGATTTGTAATAtcatttgtttgtaaacatttgtttatttattttttgataggaCAATATTTAGCTTACAGGGAACAGGTGCACATTCCTGTGTGCCTATAAACTACCAGATGGACAGACCACCACCCCACATACCTTTTGTAAGAATTTGATCTCTTGATTGATTTTACGTTGGATTTTCTGGGCACCCGGTATTGTCTTGTACTGATCGAGTTGTTCTATTAGATTTTTACCTAAGAAGATCTTTTCTTCAgctaattttttgatattttcttcacATATTTCCATTATACAAGACGTGAATAAGAAATTTCAacataaaatgcaaaaaaaagtaaactacttttttgttgttgacgaATCCGTCATCTGTCattctgtcaaaaaatgttgccaCTCTACTTCTTTAATTTGCCGAGTGCGTTCAACAATAATTCGGTTCCACAGATTTTATGAGCAAGTTATGACGAGTAATCCATTAGGGCAACAgacgtatatttttattttatttaggggttaaaaatacaaagtacACTATTAAGTTGAATATTAGTGTGAAACAacgttttttttggtttaaagagataattttgaaatcaaagaacatccataattttcaaaacaatatttgtatttacaattttctcCGAAACCAAGTTTTTGTAGCTCCAAAATTGTCCAAATAAGGGGCAATTTGTCTGCTTTAATACTTAACACTTTTCTTTGCTGGATATTGTTAAGGACTTTTGGGCATTTGTATATTTGAGAAATGGTCAACCACTATTCAGCACCAAGCACTGACGCTTCAGTGCTATAAACTAACTTCGTTTAGAACTTCTTTTATATTAACATTTAagttaaatcatttaatttcattctttCAAAATCTTAATCGCAGTTTTCTTGATGTTTTCGGCCTAGTTGACACTATAACTCTGTCCAATTTGTATGCAATCCACTTGATTCAGGTATTAATTCAGAATCGATAGCGATTTATCGCCACATCAACACgtactttttcaatttcttccaaatttatatcttttatcttatctttttgattttttatttcagaagaTTTTGTTGCTATTCTGTCAACCATTTCACAAGATAATCTTGTTTTTAAACGCCATGTTACAAGTGCTCTTCTGCTtgataaaattactaaaaacaaaaactccttATTACTGCAATaattaatacatacaatttcaaataatttattttaaggagTTTAAATACTTGGGGTCTCCATTGAATATTTCCGATGACAGGACTATCGGCCTATCATCAGATTAACCAATAGagaccaacaatccaacatACAGCCCATTATCCGGTCATCAGAGTTTGGATTTTTTGAGTGGATCAAaatcctgtcatcaaatttgacgtttgaatTGTACGTAGTGGTGAGCGTCCATTTTCCAcactctttttaaaattatgattttatttcgTTTGAATTGTCGTCAAGTGCCttaattcattaattcaaaattatcttTACTAGGCAAAGAACAGCTTCAAAGCTGTCGACCGATATCCTACGAAAATtcttatatattatattcttcTTCATCGTCCTCCCATAGTAAGTCCTGGAGCAGGTGCGCCTCCAAATCATGCAGTTCCCTTACTTAGAGAAACGGATTCATATAAAAacctgtgttttctttttttatataatttgtttgaaatttaatttaaaaaaaaaaacaataattaccgACACTAAAGgtaaatcaacaaacaaaaataaacaacagatTAAACGTTTCTATTGGCAAATGTTTGAGGTTTCTCATGGCAAGACATAATATGCCCAATCAAAAATGGATTGCGGATGAGATTGCGAT
This window contains:
- the LOC129945765 gene encoding UPF0415 protein C7orf25 homolog isoform X2, encoding MCSNLTHYQFLVKILELQKDVVHIDCGFPVEERNNPLRVDIVCENGLKWIKAIARNSKSLTDAANGRASYGAKSIIDQAEEFIYAANQNLCMFRKPKVVFYFSHEIENEILEDMKEIGVEALSITNQQPLPGDVGVLNDEDNSETDYADVSTLNLDITTMLAYISSLTNGSTNWSFREPILTEQAKRERESPLKPVLDKIFEGKRLICCETAFQSFQDIVNLLAGDMEKQRAKELMERVEIHKDVQEIPNEVSVINVGGKINPRSLKIFAFGITMKALTITSNKGFIRSAKMQGINVPVFIHQARALTESKETTAQRL
- the LOC129945765 gene encoding UPF0415 protein C7orf25 homolog isoform X1: MEICEENIKKLAEEKIFLGKNLIEQLDQYKTIPGAQKIQRKINQEIKFLQKVVSTNSIKLNHVMCSNLTHYQFLVKILELQKDVVHIDCGFPVEERNNPLRVDIVCENGLKWIKAIARNSKSLTDAANGRASYGAKSIIDQAEEFIYAANQNLCMFRKPKVVFYFSHEIENEILEDMKEIGVEALSITNQQPLPGDVGVLNDEDNSETDYADVSTLNLDITTMLAYISSLTNGSTNWSFREPILTEQAKRERESPLKPVLDKIFEGKRLICCETAFQSFQDIVNLLAGDMEKQRAKELMERVEIHKDVQEIPNEVSVINVGGKINPRSLKIFAFGITMKALTITSNKGFIRSAKMQGINVPVFIHQARALTESKETTAQRL